The Rhinolophus sinicus isolate RSC01 linkage group LG13, ASM3656204v1, whole genome shotgun sequence sequence TTCAAAGCCCACAGCAAAAGATACAATCTTTAAACTGTCAGCAGTGGTTCTGCAACCTGTGGTCTTAACGCTCCTGCTGGCACTGGCGGTCCAGTAGACATCGCCAGTCGCTTTACGTAATCACGGAGACACCTGGTCTTGGAATTCCCTTCCCTGTTTTCCGGGGGGCGCTGCCCTTGGGCCACCTGGCACCACgtctctctctttcattccagCCGTGATCCCACTGACGGATTCCGAGCACAAGCTGCTGCCCCTGCACTTTGCGGTGGACCCCGGCAAGGACTGGTTGTGGGGGAAAGACGACAACGACAACGCCCGGCTAGCCCAGTAAGCCCCGCCCTGCAGCCCCGCCCCAGCGCCCCCGCTTCTCCCGCGACAGCTGGCGAGCCTGCTGGCGGGCCGGCGCGCGCTTCACTCGGTATTCTTCTCTCGCCAGCCTGATCCTGTCGCTGGAAGCCAAGCTGAACCTCCTGCACAGCTACATGAATGTGACGTGGATCCGTATCCCCTCCGAGACCCGGGTGAGCCTGGCGTGCCCCGGGACCGACCCGGTGGCTGGGCGGTGGCTGCTGGCGCCAGGCAGCCGCGTGCCTCTCCTAATTGCTGGGCCCCGGGGCAGAGCTCGCCTGCCCCCCCACCCAGCAACCACCGCGCCCGGGGCCCCACCCTCGGGTCCCAGCCGAGCACGTGGTCCCTGCCCCGCTGGCTCTGCCTGGAAGCAGCCCGGGTTTGCGGGGTGCGTGTGTGCACGCGGGTGCGTGCGTGTCTGTATGTGGGCACGCATCCTGCTGGGgatttttgtcctgttttctccTGGAGAGAAATCAACACGCCCACTCAGAAAACAAACGGTGGGCAAGTCACAACACAAAACTATCTCTGCCGAGGTTGGAACACGATGTGCTGGGCGCAGCGGAATTAATTTTGAACTGTATGCGGGGGCCTGGGACAACCAGGCACCCCAGCGCGCCAGCCCTCAGCCCCAgctcctctgtcctctgtcccctGGCCCAGGCTGCGAGGAAAAGGCCTCTCCCCCAGGCAGGGTCTGTGCTTCCAGGTACTAAGGCGGATTCACTTTAAGTATCTGACTGACGTTTTTGTCAGCTTAGTAGTGAATTCACAGGGTAAAGGATTTGTGGGGCGGGAAGAAAAGCTTACAAATCACTGGTCCTCCCCAGACATGGGTTTCCTTAGTCATAAGGTGGGGCTCATGCTACAGGCAGTTCCGGCCCGGACCTGCGCGCACTGCTCAGTGCTTTCAGCCTTCAGCCTTCTCCCTTTCATCCCCCGCAGCAGGAAGCAGGCACTGATACCCCATTGTACTGATGGCAAAAGTGACAGCCTGGCTACCGAGTCCTGCTTCTTAACCTAACCTCCACACTGCTTGTCAGATGCCTGCAGAGTGCCACTGCGTGGCTGTGGGTGTTCTTCCTAGCACCCACGAGGGCTCCAGGCAGCAGCTCTAGATCTTGGGCTGGGACACAGCTCTGTCCTGCAGTGAGTAGGGCCCCCTGCCAGGCTTTGGCTGTCCCCCAACAGAGGCAAGGCCCTTCCAGCCCTCGGGCACGTGAGCCATGGCTCCTGACTCACTGTGCTCCCACCAGCGGTACCCTCCCAGCACCAAGCACACCTCCCTTCCCAGGCAGAACCCGAGCTTGTACACTTGTGTCTGGCAAAGCAGTTTGAGACCTCCAGCTCCTTCCAGACTCAGggtgggcaggggcaggaaggAATTTTGGACTGGGAGGTGGTGAGGGCTGGTTCCATCCCTACCCCGTTTCTGGGTGACCTGGTTGCAGGAGGTTCACCCCTCTCTTGGACCTGCTTGGTGAGGGGGGGGCAAAAATAGAGTGGGGAGCAACAGTCCTTCCAGGCTCCCGCTCTGGAGGCCAGGAAAGCCCTTTCAGGCATGAGCACAAGTCCTGCCAGACCCGGCTGCTGGGGTGAGGTCTGTACCCACTGATGCTCTATCCGAACTCCCTGCTCATCCAGGAAGGAACCTCTGGAAAGCCGCAGTAGGTGCTGCCATCCTCTGtaccctctcttctcctttctcggGTTCTCCACAAACCCCAGGCACTGGTCCTGGCCACGTTCCCGTACCTAGTTGCCCTCCTGGCTGGCTGACAGTGGGCCTCATCCAAGGTCTTCGGAGAGGCCTCCTTCCCACTGCCACTCCTTTCCAGGGAATGGTAGCATCTTTCCTGAGAAGCCCACGTCCCATTTCAGAGCCCTTCTCAGTGCTGCGCTCCACACTGCCAGGCTCAGAAAGGCCATCGCTGAATGGGAAGGGTGTTTGTTCCATGACCCAAAGAGTGAGGTTCTAAGGGCAAGgtgtcctctgcctggaatgaaTAGATGAGACACCTTTGTAGGATGGGCGCCGACAGGTGCGGGTAAAGTGTCATCCTCACCTGAAGGCATCTACCTGTACAAAGAAGCGGGCCTAGGAGCCAGTCCCATGCCTGGGCAGGCAGTAGCCTCGCCAGGGTGGGAAGGCCCGAGGCTGGGCATGGTAATCCCCTGGGGCGTGGAGAGGCTCTGGGGCTCCAAGCCAAGTGGGGAGCTGCAGCTTGCCAGAGCTCCCCGGCCCAGGGTTTCAGGCTACCAGCGACCTGAGTTCACCAGCGCCAATCGGGATTAGGACAGTGGGGCCCAAGGGCCCCAACGTACCAGGACAGGGTGAGGTCTTGGCGGATCCCACGTGAGGACAGCTCGTCTCTAACCTCCCTCGTGCCCCACAGGCCCCTCTGGCGCAGCCGGAATCCCCCACGGCCTCCGTGGGGGAGGATGTACAGTCCCTGGCCGACTCCCTGGACTCGGACCGCGACTCTGTGTGCAGCAATTCCAACAGCAATAACGGCAAGAACGgcaaggagaaggagaagcagcGCAAGGACAAGGAGAAGACCCGCGCGGACTCCGTGGCCAACAAGCTGGGCAGCTTCAGCAAGACGCTGGGCATCAAGCTGAAGAAGAACATGGGCGGCCTGGGCGGCCTGGTGCACGGCAAGATGGGCCGCGCCAACTCGGCGCACGGCAAGAACGGCGGCGACGCGCCCGAGCGCGCCAAGGACAAAAAGGTCAAATCGCGCAAGGGCAGCAAGGAGGAGTCGGGCGCGTCGGCGAGCACCTCGCCGTCGGAAAAGACCACGCCGTCGCCCACGGACAAGGCGGCGGGCGCTTCGCCGGCGGAGAAGGGCGGCGGGCCGCGGGGCGACGCCTGGAAGTACAGCACGGACGTGAAGCTCAGCCTCAACATCCTGCGCGCCGCCATGCAGGGCGAACGCAAATTCATCTTCGCCGGCCTGCTGCTCACCAGCCACCGGCACCAGTTCCACGAGGAGATGGTCGGCTACTACCTGAGCAGCGCGCAGGAGCGCTTCAGCGCCGAGCAGGAGCAGCGGCGCCGcgacgccgccgccgccgccgccgccgccgccgccaagCGGCCGCCGCGCCGGCCCGAGGCCGACGGCGCTCCGGGCCCCGAGCGCGCCTCGCCGGGCCCGCCGGCCGCGCCGCCCACGCAGCTGGTGCTCAAGTTCGCGAGCGCCCGAGCCCAGGGCCGGCGGCGGGCACGCGGgcggcgcgggcggcggcggcggcgcggccTCCCGGGCCCCGGCGGCGGGGCGCGCGGCGCGCGGGCGCCAGCGGACCGGCCCCCGGGCGCAGCCCCCCGGCGCGCCAGAGCGTCATCCACGTGCAGGCGGCGGGCGCGCGGGACGAGGCGTGCGCGCCGGCCGTGGGCGCGCTGCGGCCGTGCGCCACGTACCCGCAGCAGAACCGCTCGCTGTGGTCGCAGAGCTACAGCCCGGCGCGCGCCGCCGCCCTGCGCACCGTCAACACGGTGGAGTCGCTGGCGCGCGCCGTGCCCGGGGCCCTGGCCGGCGCGGCCGAGCCCAAGTCGCAGACCTACACCAACGGCTTCGGCGCCGCGCGCGACGGCCTGGAGTTCGCCGACGCCGACGCGCCGGCCGCGCGCTCGAACGCTGAGTGCGGCCGCGGGGGGCCGGGCCCCGCGCAGCGGCGCTGCCAGCGCGAGAACTGCGCGTTCTACGGGCGCGCGGAGACCGAGCACTTGTGCTCCTACTGCTACCGCGAGGAGCTGCGGCGGCGGCGCGAGGCGCGCGGGGCCCGGCCCTGAGCGAGCGCCCGTGCACGATTGCTCTCCATCCTGTCGGTGTCTTTTCTACGTGCCCTGGTCACCCGGAAGGCCGGCGACCCCCGTGTCAGTGCCGTGTACGTGTTTGGTCAAATGTTCCTACTGGTGCCTGAACCTACACTGACGCCACTCAGGTAGTAGACGGATAGGAAACAAGTCATACTGTCGGCAGTGGGTGTGCTAGCTAGCATCTGCCTCGTACCGTGGAAACTCATAGCCATTGCGAGAGTATTTTTGTTCCGAAATAAAGAGATTTGCTGCCCTTTGTTTTTAGAAGGGAGTGttttacatgcttttttttttttttgcttttttccccctaactcaGCCACAGACCTCTTGCAGGAAGCGGTCACATGCGTGCGCTAGGTACCATCTAGGGGTGAGAAGCAAAGGCTGCCGGGGACTGCGGGGGCAGCTCCACCTGCTTCGCCTCCCAGGTCCCTGGAGGAGAGGAGGCACGTGGCCGCCAGCTGACGCTCCGGCGGTCACGGTGGCCCTTTAGGAATACCCACGGCTCCAGCTCATAAGCAAAACCAACTCCCACagcccctttcccccacccccaccccccagctcgaGCAACACTCACACTGCCATCCAACCACGGGCGTCCGTAGGATGGGAACCGGACAAGCTACCTCGCAGAGCGCGGTGAGCTGTAGTGATCGCTCCCGGTGCTGGGCAGCTCAGGTGACAGGAGCTTTCTAAAGACATCTTGGGTCCAAAAAGCAAAGTCTGAACCCACTATTTGGAGTTGCCCACATATGAGCAAAGATGCCAGCCTGCTCACGTTTCTCCTTTGAAGACACTTTTCACAGTTGACTGTCGCAGGAGGGCCCTTAGGAAGGGATCATCGGTGCCGGTGCCGGAGGAGAGAGGCAAGGAATTGACCCTTTTGGGTCACTGTGTAAGCCCCCACTAGGCTGCTTTGAAATCCCGCTGCGCCTCTTTCCAAAGGGAAGGGGCCGCGGAAAGCCGGGAAGGAAGCACACCGCACCTCACGTTGCATCTGTCTGGGTTCAGCCAGGTATAGGGGCACCATTCCCATTGGGGTCCCCTCCGTAGGACAGGGACCTCCTTGCCTGTGGCTCCATAACGCAGTGAGGGGGCAGCCCCATCCCCAAGCGGTCCCTTTTTTGGTGCCTCCTACAtttcttgagggaaaaaaaatgtgtccttaGCTACCCTGTTTTGTGCAGCAATATGCAACCTCTTCCTT is a genomic window containing:
- the OTUD7A gene encoding LOW QUALITY PROTEIN: OTU domain-containing protein 7A (The sequence of the model RefSeq protein was modified relative to this genomic sequence to represent the inferred CDS: inserted 1 base in 1 codon), which gives rise to MVSSLLPNPTSAECWAALLHDHTTLDMDAVLSDFVRSTGAEPGLARDLLEGKNWDLTAALSDYEQLRQVHTANLPHVFNEGRCPKQPEREPPQPGQKVERSCLQRQDDVAQEKRLSRGISHASSAIVSLARSHVASDCSTEQFPLEMPIYTFQLPDLSVYSEDFRGFVERDLIEQATMVALEQAGRLNWWSTVCTSCKRLLPLATTGDGNCLLHAASLGMWGFHDRDLVLRKALYTMMRTGAEREALKRRWRWQQTQQNKESGLLYTEEEWEREWTELLKLASSEPRTHFSKNSGSGGGMDNAEDPVYESLEEFHVFVLAHILRRPIVVVADTMLRDSGGEAFAPIPFGGIYLPLEVPPNRCHCSPLVLAYDQAHFSALVSMEQRDQQREQAVIPLTDSEHKLLPLHFAVDPGKDWLWGKDDNDNARLAHLILSLEAKLNLLHSYMNVTWIRIPSETRAPLAQPESPTASVGEDVQSLADSLDSDRDSVCSNSNSNNGKNGKEKEKQRKDKEKTRADSVANKLGSFSKTLGIKLKKNMGGLGGLVHGKMGRANSAHGKNGGDAPERAKDKKVKSRKGSKEESGASASTSPSEKTTPSPTDKAAGASPAEKGGGPRGDAWKYSTDVKLSLNILRAAMQGERKFIFAGLLLTSHRHQFHEEMVGYYLSSAQERFSAEQEQRRRDAAAAAAAAAAKRPPRRPEADGAPGPERASPGPPAAPPTQLVLKFXERPSPGPAAGTRAARAAAAARPPGPRRRGARRAGASGPAPGRSPPARQSVIHVQAAGARDEACAPAVGALRPCATYPQQNRSLWSQSYSPARAAALRTVNTVESLARAVPGALAGAAEPKSQTYTNGFGAARDGLEFADADAPAARSNAECGRGGPGPAQRRCQRENCAFYGRAETEHLCSYCYREELRRRREARGARP